In Triticum aestivum cultivar Chinese Spring chromosome 5B, IWGSC CS RefSeq v2.1, whole genome shotgun sequence, the following proteins share a genomic window:
- the LOC123111312 gene encoding ADP-ribosylation factor 1 isoform X2 produces MGLSFGTLFGALFAKKEMRILMVGLDAAGKTTILYKLKLGEIVTTIPTIGFNVETVEYKNISFTVWDVGGQDKIRPLWRHYFQNTQGLIFVVDSNDRDRIAEARDELHRMLNEDELRNAVLLVFANKQDLPNAMNAAEITDKLGLHSLRQRHWYIQSACATSGEGLYEGLDWLSNNIASKS; encoded by the exons ATGGGGCTGTCGTTCGGGACGCTGTTCGGGGCGCTGTTCGCCAAGAAGGAGATGCGGATCCTGATGGTCGGCCTCGACGCCGCCGGGAAGACCACCATCCTGTACAAGCTGAAGCTCGGCGAGATCGTCACCACCATCCCCACCATCG GGTTCAACGTGGAGACAGTAGAGTATAAGAACATCAGCTTCACTGTTTGGGATGTTGGTGGCCAGGACAAG ATAAGGCCTTTGTGGAGGCACTACTTCCAGAACACTCAGGGCCTTATCTTTGTTGTTGACAGCAACGACAGAGACCGTATTGCTGAGGCAAGAGATGAGCTCCACAGGATGCTGAATGAG GATGAGCTGCGCAATGCTGTATTGCTTGTTTTTGCTAACAAGCAAGATCTTCCCAATGCCATGAATGCTGCTGAAATAACAGATAAGCTTGGTCTACACTCTCTGCGTCAGCGACACTG GTATATCCAGAGTGCTTGCGCCACAAGTGGAGAGGGTCTGTATGAAGGGCTGGACTGGCTCTCCAACAACATAGCCAGCAAG TCCTGA
- the LOC123111312 gene encoding ADP-ribosylation factor 1 isoform X1: MGLSFGTLFGALFAKKEMRILMVGLDAAGKTTILYKLKLGEIVTTIPTIGFNVETVEYKNISFTVWDVGGQDKIRPLWRHYFQNTQGLIFVVDSNDRDRIAEARDELHRMLNEDELRNAVLLVFANKQDLPNAMNAAEITDKLGLHSLRQRHWYIQSACATSGEGLYEGLDWLSNNIASKVSI, encoded by the exons ATGGGGCTGTCGTTCGGGACGCTGTTCGGGGCGCTGTTCGCCAAGAAGGAGATGCGGATCCTGATGGTCGGCCTCGACGCCGCCGGGAAGACCACCATCCTGTACAAGCTGAAGCTCGGCGAGATCGTCACCACCATCCCCACCATCG GGTTCAACGTGGAGACAGTAGAGTATAAGAACATCAGCTTCACTGTTTGGGATGTTGGTGGCCAGGACAAG ATAAGGCCTTTGTGGAGGCACTACTTCCAGAACACTCAGGGCCTTATCTTTGTTGTTGACAGCAACGACAGAGACCGTATTGCTGAGGCAAGAGATGAGCTCCACAGGATGCTGAATGAG GATGAGCTGCGCAATGCTGTATTGCTTGTTTTTGCTAACAAGCAAGATCTTCCCAATGCCATGAATGCTGCTGAAATAACAGATAAGCTTGGTCTACACTCTCTGCGTCAGCGACACTG GTATATCCAGAGTGCTTGCGCCACAAGTGGAGAGGGTCTGTATGAAGGGCTGGACTGGCTCTCCAACAACATAGCCAGCAAGGTTTCTATCTAA
- the LOC123111311 gene encoding homoserine dehydrogenase produces MTGPCRGRYSPNGRTPNGAAKNSAAGARNTPATPLWTRRIEADPSFQMPQAQAMSVLPVVLLGCGGVGRHLLRHIVSCRPLHANQGVSIRVVGVADSSSLLVADDVRASGLDDALLNDLCSAKSAGSPLSSLLARGHCQVFNKPEAMGKVIDAATMLGRTTGLVIVDCSATYDTVGVLKDAVNHGCCVVLANKKPLTCAYEDFKKLTSHFRQIRFESTVGAGLPVIASVTRIIASGDPVSRIVGSLSGTLGYVMSELEDGKKISEVVKTAKALGYTEPDPRDDLSGMDVARKALILARLLGQQISMENINVESLYPSELGPEVMSTTDFLESGLAKLDETIEERVKAASLRGNVLRYVCVIGSTGCQVGLQEVPKDSALGRLRGSDNVVEIYSRCYESSPLVIQGAGAGNDTTAAGVLADIIDLQDLFQTRA; encoded by the exons ATGACTGGGCCATGCCGCGGTAGGTACAGCCCAAACGGCCGAACCCCCAACGGAGCAGCTAAAAACTCTGCTGCCGGCGCTAGGAACACTCCAGCAACTCCTCTCTGGACGAGACGAATCGAAGCCGATCCGAGTTTCCAAATGCCGCAGGCGCAGGCTATGTCGGTCCTGCCGGTGGTGCTCCtcggctgcggcggcgtcggccgccacctcctccgccacATCGTCTCCTGCAGGCCTCTCCACGCCAACCAG GGCGTCTCCATCCGGGTGGTGGGCGTTGCCGACAGCTCCTCGCTGCTCGTCGCAGACGACGTCCGCGCCAGCGGCCTCGATGACGCGCTCCTCAACGACCTCTGCTCCGCCAAGTCCGCCGGCTCGCCTCTGTCCTCGCTGCTCGCTCGCG GGCACTGTCAGGTGTTCAACAAGCCGGAGGCAATGGGGAAAGTCATCGATGCAGCTACCATGCTTGGAAGAACAACCG GTCTGGTGATAGTTGATTGTTCTGCAACTTATGACACTGTTGGTGTGCTGAAGGATGCCGTGAATCATGGATGCTGCGTTGTTTTGGCAAACAAAAAACCTCTTACATGTGCTTAT GAGGATTTTAAAAAGTTGACATCCCACTTCCGTCAGATAAGATTTGAATCTACC GTTGGAGCAGGTTTGCCTGTAATAGCTTCTGTAACCCGCATTATTGCATCTGGAGATCCAGTTTCCCGAATCGTTGGCAGTCTGAGTG GTACACTTGGCTATGTGATGAGTGAGCTGGAGGATGGAAAAAAAATTAGTGAAGTTGTGAAAACTGCCAAGGCTCTTGGTTATACAGAACCAG ATCCACGTGATGATCTAAGTGGGATGGATGTGGCTAGAAAG GCGTTGATCCTAGCTAGGCTTCTCGGGCAGCAGATCAGCATGGAGAATATCAAT GTTGAGAGTTTATATCCGAGTGAGTTAGGACCTGAGGTTATGTCCACAACGGATTTCCTTGAGAGTGGGTTGGCAAAACTTGATGAGACGATTGAAGAAAGGGTCAAGGCAGCATCTTTGAGGGGAAATGTTCTGCGCTATGTTTGTGTCATTGGAAGCACAGG GTGTCAAGTGGGCCTTCAAGAGGTCCCAAAAGATTCTGCACTGGGGAGATTGAGGGGAAGTGACAATGTG GTGGAGATATACAGCAGATGCTACGAGAGCTCCCCGCTGGTGATCCAGGGTGCAGGAGCCGGGAACGACACCACTGCCGCAGGAGTTCTCGCTGATATAATCGATCTCCAAGATCTTTTCCAGACAAGAGCGTGA